Part of the Gemmatimonadota bacterium genome is shown below.
AGCCTTCTTCCAGTTCGGACGGCGACCCTGATGAACGCCCATTCTCTTGACCTTCCCGCGAACATTCACGGTCCGTACATTCTTCACCGTCACGGAGAAGAGATCTTCCACCGCATCACGGATCTGCAGCTTGTTGGCGCGACGGTCCACCTCAAAGGCGTACTCGTTGGCCGTCTCC
Proteins encoded:
- a CDS encoding 50S ribosomal protein L23, with protein sequence MESRQILKRPLLTEKATIARETANEYAFEVDRRANKLQIRDAVEDLFSVTVKNVRTVNVRGKVKRMGVHQGRRPNWKKALITLEEGKTIDLFDEL